The proteins below come from a single Acaryochloris sp. CCMEE 5410 genomic window:
- a CDS encoding ABC transporter ATP-binding protein encodes MNSRLSYLALFPHIRVYRRSLTFALICTVVYVLSMPMIAVLIGQAAQYVGDQNLEALLYLPGVVGLFFVIRGGFEYGQDVLMAQVAFDITLNLRRRVYTQLQQQELPYFQQAATGDLVYRMTEDIDRIGEILNQLFHQSVPCALQLVAVLAYMIYLNWTLTVAALVLAPLVGWVIGWFGERLLAFARRSQTQVASLASLLTETLRGMAVVKAYGAEDYEMERFMQVARQSRQATFAVERIKAIQYPIVGIIEAIAVSLLFLLGGWQISLGQLTPSQFISFVAAAVLLIDPINLITENYNKFKQGQASIDRIQALLELPRHPEPQNAKPLPYIKGAVEFRHVSFAYHPQQPVLKNLSFQVQPGETIALIGPSGAGKSTLAHLLLRLYQPTAGQILVDGIDLQSVSRQSWYQQIGIVPQHTYLFSGTISQNIAYGQADFELSQVQKAADIANASEFIQQLPQGFHTYLGEQGTTLSGGQRQRIAIARAVFRNPRILVLDEATSALDTESEALVQAALENLMGGPASGQCTVILIAHRLTTVLNSDRIFVVENGQIVESGTHQQLMANGLSRYASLYAKQLK; translated from the coding sequence TTGAACTCTCGTCTCTCCTATTTAGCACTTTTCCCCCATATCCGGGTGTATCGACGATCATTGACCTTCGCATTGATCTGTACGGTGGTCTACGTGCTGTCCATGCCGATGATTGCCGTCCTGATTGGTCAGGCCGCCCAGTATGTGGGGGACCAAAACCTCGAGGCCCTCCTTTATTTACCGGGTGTCGTTGGCCTGTTCTTTGTGATTCGAGGTGGGTTTGAATATGGCCAAGATGTGTTGATGGCTCAAGTCGCCTTTGATATCACCTTGAATCTTCGTCGCCGTGTCTATACCCAGCTTCAGCAGCAAGAACTGCCCTATTTTCAGCAAGCTGCTACAGGCGATTTAGTCTATCGAATGACGGAAGATATTGATCGCATTGGTGAGATTCTCAACCAGTTGTTTCATCAATCTGTGCCCTGTGCCCTACAGCTAGTGGCGGTTCTGGCCTATATGATTTACCTCAACTGGACCTTGACCGTTGCTGCTTTGGTCTTAGCGCCATTGGTGGGCTGGGTGATTGGTTGGTTTGGTGAACGCCTGTTAGCCTTTGCTCGCAGAAGTCAGACCCAAGTGGCCAGCTTGGCTAGCCTCCTGACGGAGACCCTCAGGGGTATGGCAGTGGTCAAAGCCTATGGTGCTGAAGACTATGAGATGGAGCGGTTTATGCAGGTGGCTCGACAAAGCCGTCAGGCTACGTTTGCCGTCGAGCGGATTAAAGCGATTCAGTATCCGATTGTTGGCATTATTGAAGCGATCGCAGTCTCGCTACTCTTTCTCTTAGGTGGCTGGCAAATCAGTTTGGGACAGTTGACCCCCAGTCAATTTATTAGCTTTGTGGCTGCCGCAGTCTTACTTATCGATCCGATTAATCTGATTACCGAAAACTACAACAAATTCAAACAGGGACAAGCCTCTATTGATCGCATTCAGGCTCTCCTTGAGTTACCTCGTCACCCTGAGCCTCAGAATGCCAAACCATTGCCCTACATCAAAGGGGCGGTGGAATTCCGGCATGTTTCTTTTGCCTATCACCCTCAGCAACCGGTGTTAAAGAACCTGAGTTTTCAGGTGCAACCCGGAGAGACCATCGCTCTAATTGGCCCATCCGGTGCAGGCAAATCCACCTTGGCTCATCTGTTGTTGCGCCTGTATCAGCCGACAGCAGGCCAAATTTTGGTCGATGGGATTGATCTACAATCCGTCTCTCGCCAGAGTTGGTATCAGCAGATTGGTATCGTGCCACAGCACACCTATTTATTCTCAGGTACGATCAGCCAGAATATTGCCTATGGTCAGGCTGACTTTGAGTTATCCCAGGTCCAGAAAGCCGCTGATATTGCTAATGCTAGCGAATTTATTCAGCAGCTTCCTCAAGGTTTTCATACCTATTTAGGAGAACAAGGTACCACCCTCTCAGGGGGACAGCGTCAGCGAATTGCGATCGCCCGAGCCGTCTTTCGTAATCCCCGTATTTTGGTATTGGATGAGGCCACATCTGCCTTGGACACAGAATCGGAAGCATTGGTTCAGGCCGCCTTGGAGAATCTGATGGGCGGGCCTGCCTCGGGTCAGTGCACCGTTATCCTGATTGCTCATCGTCTGACAACCGTTCTGAACTCGGATCGAATTTTTGTCGTGGAAAACGGCCAAATTGTCGAATCTGGCACCCATCAACAGCTGATGGCGAATGGTCTGTCTCGCTATGCCAGTCTTTATGCCAAGCAGTTGAAGTAA
- a CDS encoding PBP1A family penicillin-binding protein, whose translation MTSPKPSPSKTFLGNVTQVVRTIQAKADLSKLTLKRNARVPELKINSGEGEPQSYPLISDRYIIGRSARTCDIVIRNPIVSQVHASIQRDGKHRTFLIRDEQSTNGIFRRKRRVDSHALRHKDVLTLGPAALEAAVSVEYIDPPPWYVRGMRYLLYGTAGVVGLTLLVVAAEWQKFTVRPLPTTNQGPIVVLSRDQTPLARRRDTVHGELKSLDDFSPHIVNALLASEDSRFYWHMGVDPIGIVRAVVTNVAGGSLREGASTITQQLARSVFRSYVGSEDTLDRKFREAVVALKLETYYSKDFLLLTYLNKVYLGIYANGFEDAARFYFDKSAKDLSIAESATLVGILPAPNAFNPVQDYNAALEFRNRVITRMAQQGRISQEDANRARRSRIEISPKAREELQSVKAPYYYSYVFDELEELLGASLAQEGNFIVTTNLDLAVQNTAEQTLANAVATSGSTFGYSQGALLTVDYEAGEIIALVGGTDFSKSQFNRVTQAQRQPGSTFKLFGYTAAVDANISPNKTYSCSPLAWQGQTFTGCQNGGSGNIDMFRGFALSENVVALRVAQDVGISRVIQTARQLGITSPLQAVPALVLGQSEVTPLELTRAFAIVANRGRRHTPRAIRQVLDAGDCKDSRSISTCRVIYDGTQNASTQVIDPGVAVVMQDMMRQVVQSGTGRGAAVASGAAGKTGTTNLGRDLWFVGYVPRRNLLTGIWLGNDDNSPTSGSSAQAAAVWGDYMRQIVNQ comes from the coding sequence ATGACATCTCCTAAACCTTCTCCGTCAAAGACCTTTCTAGGGAATGTGACGCAGGTGGTTCGTACCATTCAAGCAAAAGCAGATCTGTCAAAGCTTACCCTGAAGCGGAATGCTCGGGTGCCAGAGCTAAAAATTAATTCCGGTGAAGGGGAACCCCAAAGCTATCCCCTGATTAGCGATCGCTATATTATTGGCCGCAGTGCCCGCACCTGTGACATTGTGATTCGTAATCCCATCGTCAGCCAGGTACATGCCTCGATTCAGCGGGATGGCAAACACCGCACCTTTTTGATTCGGGATGAACAATCCACCAACGGCATCTTTCGCCGCAAACGCCGGGTGGACTCCCATGCCTTGCGCCATAAAGATGTCCTCACCCTCGGACCCGCCGCTTTAGAAGCTGCGGTCAGTGTCGAATATATCGATCCACCACCCTGGTACGTGCGAGGGATGCGCTATCTCCTCTATGGCACTGCAGGCGTCGTGGGTTTAACTCTCCTCGTCGTCGCTGCAGAATGGCAAAAATTCACTGTTCGCCCCTTACCCACCACCAACCAAGGGCCGATCGTGGTCCTGTCTCGGGACCAAACGCCATTAGCACGACGCCGAGATACGGTTCATGGCGAGTTGAAAAGTCTGGATGATTTTTCTCCCCATATTGTGAATGCCCTACTAGCCTCTGAGGACAGTCGATTCTATTGGCATATGGGCGTCGATCCCATTGGTATTGTCCGGGCGGTGGTTACAAACGTCGCTGGAGGTAGCCTAAGAGAAGGGGCCAGTACGATTACCCAACAGCTGGCCCGTAGCGTTTTTCGTAGCTATGTCGGCAGTGAAGATACCCTGGATCGGAAATTCCGAGAAGCTGTCGTCGCCTTAAAGTTAGAGACCTACTACAGCAAAGACTTTTTGTTGTTGACCTATCTAAATAAGGTCTATTTAGGCATCTATGCCAATGGGTTCGAAGACGCAGCTCGCTTTTACTTTGATAAGTCTGCCAAAGACTTAAGCATTGCCGAATCTGCCACCCTCGTAGGCATTTTACCTGCCCCTAACGCCTTTAACCCTGTCCAGGATTACAATGCGGCCCTAGAATTCCGCAATCGAGTCATTACCCGTATGGCTCAGCAAGGTCGAATTAGCCAGGAAGACGCCAATCGCGCCCGTCGCTCTCGCATCGAAATTAGCCCCAAAGCTCGGGAAGAACTGCAAAGTGTAAAGGCCCCTTACTATTACAGCTATGTCTTTGATGAGTTAGAGGAATTGTTAGGGGCCAGTCTGGCCCAAGAAGGCAATTTTATTGTCACGACTAATTTAGATCTGGCGGTTCAAAACACGGCAGAACAAACCCTGGCCAATGCCGTCGCCACCTCTGGCTCAACCTTTGGCTACTCCCAAGGGGCATTACTCACCGTGGATTATGAAGCGGGAGAAATTATTGCATTAGTGGGCGGCACCGACTTTAGTAAAAGTCAGTTTAACCGGGTCACCCAAGCCCAGCGGCAGCCAGGGTCAACTTTTAAGCTATTTGGCTATACGGCAGCCGTGGATGCCAACATCTCCCCCAATAAAACCTATTCCTGCTCTCCGTTGGCGTGGCAAGGACAGACCTTTACTGGCTGCCAGAATGGCGGCAGCGGCAATATTGATATGTTTCGGGGATTTGCCCTGTCCGAGAACGTAGTAGCTTTGCGCGTAGCCCAAGATGTGGGTATTTCCCGAGTGATCCAAACCGCTCGCCAATTAGGAATTACCTCTCCCTTGCAGGCAGTTCCAGCCCTAGTATTGGGACAAAGTGAAGTAACGCCCCTGGAACTCACCCGGGCGTTCGCCATTGTGGCCAATCGCGGTCGTCGCCATACTCCTCGTGCAATTCGTCAGGTGCTCGATGCCGGAGACTGCAAAGATTCCCGTTCTATTTCTACCTGCCGAGTCATTTATGACGGCACCCAAAATGCCAGCACTCAAGTGATCGATCCTGGGGTTGCTGTGGTGATGCAAGACATGATGCGCCAAGTGGTCCAATCCGGTACAGGGCGAGGCGCTGCGGTTGCCTCTGGGGCTGCAGGGAAAACAGGCACCACGAATTTGGGCCGAGATTTATGGTTTGTCGGTTATGTGCCTCGCCGCAATTTATTGACGGGAATTTGGCTCGGCAATGATGACAATAGCCCTACTTCAGGGAGTAGTGCCCAAGCGGCGGCCGTATGGGGCGATTATATGCGGCAAATCGTCAATCAATGA
- a CDS encoding cytochrome c, whose translation MEDPALKSEQTLNPDLNVQKALLVALSWFLVIAVIIGAVYQLRLSDPYVRDVLHQEGDVSQGNAIFQLNCSGCHGTSGDGKVGPSLHRVAAHRSQVGLIYQITSGKTPPMPKFQASPQEMADLLEYLKTL comes from the coding sequence TTGGAAGATCCTGCACTTAAATCAGAGCAAACCTTAAATCCTGACCTCAATGTTCAAAAAGCATTACTGGTCGCCCTCAGCTGGTTCCTAGTGATCGCAGTCATCATCGGTGCTGTCTATCAGCTCCGCTTATCTGATCCCTATGTGCGAGATGTCTTGCATCAAGAAGGAGACGTGTCTCAAGGGAATGCTATTTTCCAACTCAATTGCTCTGGCTGTCACGGCACTTCAGGGGACGGAAAAGTTGGCCCCAGCCTGCATCGAGTCGCCGCCCATCGGTCGCAGGTCGGTTTAATTTATCAAATTACGAGCGGTAAAACGCCGCCAATGCCTAAGTTTCAAGCTAGTCCCCAAGAAATGGCTGATTTATTGGAATATTTAAAAACCCTCTAA
- a CDS encoding DUF3593 domain-containing protein produces MATKDALFAISLIPYLGFLWFLTRSGQAPRLALIGFYLTLLFIAVTIPAGIYALKTYGVSLANVDWLHGSAEVFLTLSNIVIVLGFRQAILQARQEAD; encoded by the coding sequence ATGGCTACTAAAGACGCACTATTTGCGATTTCTCTGATTCCTTATCTGGGGTTTCTGTGGTTTTTGACTCGCTCCGGTCAAGCTCCTCGGTTAGCGTTGATTGGGTTTTACCTAACCTTGCTATTTATTGCCGTCACCATCCCGGCAGGTATTTATGCCCTCAAGACCTATGGGGTATCCTTAGCCAATGTCGACTGGCTGCATGGCTCAGCCGAAGTCTTTTTGACCCTCTCTAATATCGTGATTGTGTTGGGATTTCGTCAGGCTATTTTGCAAGCCCGCCAGGAAGCAGATTAG
- a CDS encoding DUF2499 domain-containing protein, giving the protein MHALSIPTWIIHVSSVIEWIMAIWLIWTYSEVSQNPTWRWFSLAMLPALVGAMCACTWHFFDNPVELEWLVTLQASMTVLGNVTLCGVAALLWSQRQPNPDA; this is encoded by the coding sequence ATGCACGCCCTCTCAATTCCCACCTGGATTATTCACGTTTCCAGCGTGATCGAGTGGATTATGGCCATTTGGCTGATCTGGACCTATAGCGAAGTCAGTCAAAACCCGACCTGGCGGTGGTTTTCCCTGGCCATGTTACCCGCCTTAGTGGGGGCCATGTGTGCCTGCACTTGGCATTTTTTCGATAATCCCGTTGAGCTGGAATGGCTTGTGACCCTGCAAGCGTCTATGACCGTTCTCGGCAATGTCACTCTCTGTGGTGTAGCTGCCCTGCTCTGGTCCCAACGTCAACCCAACCCCGATGCTTAA
- the csaB gene encoding polysaccharide pyruvyl transferase CsaB — translation MRAILSGYYGFGNGGDEALLATLLQMLPKEVSPLVLSSNPKQTARQYQVETCDRNHSIRVFQAIQQSQAFIWGGGSLIQDATSALSPVYYIGLMGLAQGLGLKTIAWAQGIGPLKRKSTQILARRAFRNCSAVSVRDQASAKYIEDWGIPYQIAPDPVWNLAAKPVGWVDKLPSPKVALVLRSHPQLTPPRLQNLTIALVKFQAQTQAHILIIPFQATQDLEIAQSIHDQIPDHSSLIRLTNPSDLKGVFQTVDMTIAMRLHGLIMAAAEGNRCFALSYDPKVRQFMQAQQCPGWDLVQIPDDPEVICQSWLEHFQKGTALPRDEIANRTQQALSHQQVLHETLLS, via the coding sequence ATGCGGGCAATTTTAAGTGGCTACTATGGTTTCGGCAATGGCGGTGATGAGGCCTTGCTTGCGACCCTGCTGCAAATGCTGCCGAAGGAGGTGTCGCCCCTGGTTTTGTCTTCGAATCCCAAACAGACCGCGCGACAGTATCAGGTGGAGACTTGCGATCGCAACCATTCGATCCGCGTATTTCAGGCCATCCAACAGTCGCAAGCCTTTATTTGGGGTGGCGGTAGCCTCATCCAAGATGCCACCAGTGCCCTTAGTCCGGTCTACTACATTGGCCTAATGGGATTGGCCCAGGGATTAGGCTTAAAAACCATTGCCTGGGCGCAGGGGATTGGCCCTCTCAAACGCAAAAGCACTCAAATTCTGGCTCGACGAGCATTTCGCAACTGTTCTGCGGTGAGCGTGCGCGATCAGGCGTCTGCTAAATATATCGAAGATTGGGGGATTCCTTACCAAATCGCCCCTGATCCAGTTTGGAATTTAGCGGCAAAGCCCGTGGGATGGGTGGATAAACTGCCATCGCCAAAGGTGGCATTGGTGTTAAGGTCGCACCCCCAACTCACTCCCCCTCGTTTGCAAAACCTAACTATAGCCCTGGTAAAGTTCCAGGCCCAAACCCAAGCCCATATTTTGATTATTCCGTTTCAAGCCACTCAGGATTTGGAGATTGCCCAATCTATTCACGACCAAATCCCTGACCATAGTTCACTCATTCGTCTGACCAACCCCAGCGACCTGAAAGGGGTGTTCCAAACCGTCGATATGACCATTGCTATGCGGTTGCATGGGCTAATTATGGCTGCAGCTGAAGGCAACCGTTGTTTTGCTTTGAGCTATGACCCCAAGGTTCGCCAGTTTATGCAGGCTCAACAGTGTCCTGGCTGGGATTTAGTTCAAATCCCTGATGACCCAGAGGTGATTTGCCAAAGCTGGCTGGAGCATTTTCAAAAAGGAACGGCCTTGCCGAGGGACGAAATAGCCAATCGCACTCAACAGGCCCTTAGCCACCAACAGGTTTTGCACGAGACCCTACTCTCATGA
- a CDS encoding glycosyltransferase — MTKITILTIGSRGDIQPFCALALGLMAKGYSVTLAASFNFADFVQELGIPFAPIAGDFRQLLSTPDGLALLQGNTNVTLIDDQLRWQQYHDAWNACQGSDLLIFAPLAAWGYHLAEALNIPAILVTPIPVTATRSYPFLKFADSSQGKLASYFNVFTFRLVEFLSWQKSRLLMNQFRQEVLQLPPISRMGTRYRRSHPPHLSPLPVLNCYSQAVLPPPSDWPSHVHQGSYLFLDNSTPYTPSPELQAFLQADPKPFYIGFGSMMACNPEIIVDTIVTTLRRTGQRAIFCTGWGGFTTSEVPDFLYVTQEVPHDWLLPQVTAAIHHGGSGTTAATLRAGTPSIVVPFFADQPAWGKRLEQLGVGTAPLPFAELTAETLADRIQTILDTPSMQHKAQDLSRQIQSEDGVAMAIEVIEHYLQ; from the coding sequence ATGACAAAAATCACTATCCTGACGATCGGCTCCCGAGGAGATATTCAACCTTTTTGTGCCTTAGCCCTAGGTCTGATGGCCAAAGGTTATTCGGTGACGTTAGCGGCTAGCTTTAACTTTGCAGATTTTGTTCAAGAGCTGGGCATCCCCTTTGCCCCCATTGCAGGTGACTTTCGACAGCTTCTATCCACACCCGATGGGCTGGCCTTGCTCCAGGGCAATACGAATGTCACTTTAATAGATGATCAATTGCGATGGCAGCAATATCACGATGCCTGGAATGCCTGTCAGGGAAGTGACTTACTCATTTTTGCCCCCTTAGCGGCTTGGGGATATCACTTGGCTGAAGCGCTCAATATTCCAGCGATTCTGGTCACGCCAATTCCTGTTACCGCCACCCGTTCTTATCCGTTTCTCAAATTTGCAGATTCTTCCCAAGGGAAATTAGCCAGTTATTTCAACGTCTTTACATTTCGATTGGTAGAGTTTCTCTCTTGGCAAAAAAGCCGATTGCTGATGAATCAGTTTAGACAAGAGGTACTGCAGTTGCCTCCTATCTCACGGATGGGAACACGCTATCGTCGCTCCCACCCACCCCACCTATCACCACTCCCTGTTCTCAACTGTTACAGCCAGGCAGTCTTGCCACCACCCTCGGATTGGCCATCCCATGTGCATCAGGGCAGTTATTTATTTCTGGATAATTCAACTCCCTACACGCCCTCTCCTGAGCTACAAGCATTTCTCCAAGCTGACCCCAAACCTTTCTACATTGGCTTTGGTAGCATGATGGCCTGCAATCCTGAAATAATTGTTGACACCATTGTTACGACTCTCCGAAGAACTGGACAGCGCGCTATTTTCTGTACGGGTTGGGGTGGATTTACAACTTCGGAAGTACCGGATTTCCTTTATGTAACCCAGGAGGTACCTCATGATTGGCTTCTACCCCAGGTGACTGCTGCCATCCACCATGGTGGCTCGGGGACCACTGCCGCCACACTGAGGGCTGGAACGCCTTCTATTGTGGTGCCATTTTTTGCCGATCAGCCTGCCTGGGGTAAGCGGCTAGAACAGTTAGGGGTTGGAACTGCACCGCTTCCTTTTGCTGAGTTAACAGCTGAAACTTTGGCAGACAGAATTCAGACTATCCTTGACACTCCATCCATGCAGCACAAAGCCCAAGACCTCAGCCGACAAATTCAAAGTGAAGATGGAGTGGCTATGGCAATTGAAGTGATTGAACATTATCTTCAATGA